A stretch of Nonomuraea africana DNA encodes these proteins:
- a CDS encoding carbohydrate ABC transporter permease produces the protein MAHSRTVTGGAMPSLKKVVVAASAYVIAFIFLFPYLVMLLTALRPQSSLREAEYFPSSFEWSNLLNFWTGGLADNLFVTLKVAAGSTLLVLLVALPAAYYSARHNFRGRTAFLILVLITQMFQPTAMLVGIYREFYQFGLVDSTWSLILVNGGFNLAFAVWILNAYFASIPRELEEAAFMDGNGRFGALFRITLPLAMPGVITALIFTFIAAWNEFVVALTLTTSPENQPLTVALNSFIGQYSVDWQNLFAGSVIATLPVIILFALIERKVVGGLTAGSIK, from the coding sequence ATCTTCCTCTTCCCCTACCTGGTCATGCTGCTCACCGCGCTGCGCCCGCAGAGCAGCCTGCGGGAGGCGGAATACTTCCCCTCGTCGTTCGAGTGGTCGAACCTGCTGAACTTCTGGACCGGCGGCCTGGCCGACAACCTCTTCGTGACGCTCAAGGTCGCGGCGGGCTCGACGCTGCTGGTGCTGCTGGTCGCGCTGCCCGCGGCCTACTACTCGGCCAGGCACAACTTCAGGGGCCGCACGGCCTTCCTGATCCTGGTGCTGATCACCCAGATGTTCCAGCCGACCGCGATGCTCGTCGGCATCTACCGCGAGTTCTACCAGTTCGGCCTGGTCGACTCGACGTGGTCGCTGATCCTGGTCAACGGCGGGTTCAACCTGGCCTTCGCGGTGTGGATCCTCAACGCCTACTTCGCCTCCATCCCGAGGGAGCTGGAGGAGGCGGCGTTCATGGACGGCAACGGGCGCTTCGGCGCGCTGTTCAGGATCACGCTGCCGCTGGCCATGCCCGGCGTCATCACCGCGCTGATCTTCACCTTCATCGCCGCGTGGAACGAGTTCGTGGTCGCGCTGACGCTGACCACCAGCCCGGAGAACCAGCCGCTGACGGTGGCGCTGAACTCCTTCATCGGACAGTACTCGGTGGACTGGCAGAACCTGTTCGCCGGTTCGGTGATCGCCACCCTCCCGGTGATCATCCTGTTCGCCCTGATCGAACGCAAGGTCGTCGGCGGCCTGACGGCCGGCTCGATCAAGTAG